DNA from Bacteroidia bacterium:
ATTCAAATATTTTGGGACAATAAAGTGCTATGGCGCAGTCATCACATTTTGGCTTTCGGGCGATGCAAATCCGCCGACCATGTAAAATCAGCAAATGATGTGCCTGATGAACTTGTTCTGGATTTATGAACCGCATTAAATCTTTTTCAACGGCTTCTGGCGTTTTTCCAGCCGAAAAACCCAGTCGGTGTGAAATTCTAAACACGTGGGTATCAACTGCTAATGTAGGCATCCCAAATAAAACGGAGCAAATTACGTGTGCCGTTTTTCGGCCAACACCGGGTAGTTTTATCAACTCACTCACTTGATTGGGAATAATACCTTGGTGGTTTTGAACCAACTGTTTGGCCATTTCAGCAAGGTTTTTTGCCTTTGAATTGGGATAAGAGATAGAGCGAATGTAAGGATAAATTATTTCAGTGGTTGCGGCTGCCATAGTTTCGGAATCCGGAAAAGTATCAAATAATGCAGGAGTTACTTTATTGACCCTTTCATCAGTGCATTGCGCCGACAATATAACGGATACCAACAACTGAAACGGATTTTGGTAGCGTAACTCCGTTTGGGCATCAGGATAAATTTTATTTAATTCCGCTAAGATTAAGCCCATTCTTTTTTGATTGTATTGGTAATCAGATAGCTCAATAGAGTTTTTATTTAACATAGACATTCAGTAATGCTAACGATTGAGTACATTAAGGTTAGATTCACGGGTTAGTAAATCTTGATATAAAAAGTTAATTTGAGAAGAAGTAACCACAATGGAAGAAACACTAACGGTAGAGAGTAATTCTGGAATATGAATTTGAATAGATTTTTTAGGGTCTTCATCCCATTGGGTATGAAAGTTCAATAAACTTTCGGGAGAAATCGGTTGTTCTTGTAAAAAATGATGGAAATTATCACTCCTTGCTTTCCGGATTGGGGCAGGATACAGCATAGCAGAAGCCCATAGTTTTGAGGACGTTAGCTCATGCCGAGATAAAAATACTTTTTGTTGCCAATTTATTTCCCAGATAACATTTTGATTTAAGTCTGCCCAAATTAGCGTAAAGGGTTCAATATTATCCAAAGAATATTGAGTTAAAAATACAGTTGGGTTTTCATAGTTAAAACTTTCCAAGACGATTTTTCCACGGCTTTTTCGGTAAGGAGGTCTGGGTTGATGGGGAAAAAATGCGCCGTTTAGTAGGCAAATAACCCTACTTTTGGATGCAGCCAGCCACGTTCCGCCACCGTCAGGGTCTATCGGGTAGATTAACTGAATATTTTCAAAATCATAAATATTTGGCAATAAGGCTTTCGAGCGTAAAAAACGCTCATCCCTATTAGAAGTAAAAATAATTTCTTGACTATTAGAAATTGCGTAACTAAATGTACACATAAAAAAACATTTCAATTTCGTAAAATAATTATTTTTTTGTTTTTATTATAAAAAAAAATTTAATTTTGCACAGACTTTAATAAACAATTCTAAAAAAATTATCATTGTAAATTAATATGCGTATTTTCATAGTAGAGGATGATGTCGTTTTTGCAAATGCACTGAAAAATGCTTTATTATCATTAGACTATCTTGAGATTTTTGTATTTAATTCAGGCAAAGAGTGCATACAAAATTTAGAAATATATCGGCCAGAAATTATCACCTTAGACTATTTATTGACTGATATGGTCGGAACAGATGTTTTGAGAGAGATTCGGAAAGTATTACCAGATTCTTATGTAATAGCAATTTCGGGGCAAGATGAGCCGGAAGTTGTTTCTGAATTGCTAAAGAATGGTGCGTATGATTATATTTCAAAAAAGACGGATGCTGTAATTCGGCTGCAAAATAGTGTAAAAAACCTGATTTCAAGAATATTTTTAGTACAAGAAAATCAGCGTTTAGAAGAAATGACGGAGTTTCATAATCGCTTAGAAAACTTAACGGGAAATAGCCCTGCGATGCGCAATATTTTCCGTCAGGCAGACCGAGTATCTAAAACAAATGTATCTGTTTCATTATTAGGAGCTATTGGCACAGGAAAGGAAACCTTAGCCAAAGCGATTCACTTAGAAACCCCCAGCGTTAAAGGGAAATTCATTGCACTAAGCCCCGGAGCCTATACCAAAGAAAACTTTGATAATGCTTTGTGGGGTTATTCCAAAGATTCTTTTGGATCACCAAACTCTAACCAGCCGGGAGCATTTGAATTAGCTGCTAATGGTACGCTCTATATCAGTGAAATCACCGAAGTTCCACTTACTACTCAAGTTGCCCTTTTGAGAGCCTTACAGGAAAAGCATTTTTGCCGCGTGAATAGTGATAAAATGGTCCCAATTACCTGCCGGGTTATCATTGGAAGTTCTAAAGACTTACTAAAATGCCGTGAATTAGGAACCCTAAGAGAAGAACTCTATTATCAAATTATGGGTTTGGTTATTAAAATCCCGCAACTATCTGATAGAAACGATGATATACTACTTTTAGCTCGGCATTTTGTAAACCAATATACAGAATCAAATTTGCTATCAGGGATAACAATTAGCCTTGATGCGCAAAAAGCATTACTTCGCTACACTTGGCCGGGTAACTTACGTGAATTACGTTCCGTTATAGAGCGTGCCTGCGTGGCTTGTTCCGAAAATATTATCACTGCCAATGATCTTGGGCTAAACGCCGTTAATCCACTCGCAGAGTTTTTGCAAGAAGACCTAACATTAGACCAAATTAAAACAAAGGTTATCCTTCATTACCTTACCAAATATGATAACGATATTCCAAAGGTATCCGAAATATTGGATATAGGGCAAGCTACTGTCTATCGAATGCTGAACCGTTCAAACTTTACACTATCAAACACCACTAACGTTAAGCCCAGAAAAAACAGCATATTCAACCGCTTCAAACAGGATTCAGAAGATACTAACGAATCTTTGCTAAAAGAATTGGAAGCTGAATAACAAATTAACTGCAATTATCAGTTTGTTTTGTTCGCCAATATTTGAGTAATTATTTTTGAGGTGCTAAAACCCTCTGTTAATGGGAGGCAAATTACTTGCCCCCCATTTTTTATTACCTCTTGGTAACCAACAACTTCTTCGGGTTTGTAATCGGCTCCCTTTACCAATATATCCGGTAAAAGGGTCTGAATTAGTTTTAGGGGAGTGTCTTCATCAAAAATCACGACTGCATCTACACACGATAGTGCCGCTAATAATCCTGCTCGGGCATATTCGGGGTTAATAGGCCGAATTGCGCCAGACTTCCCCTGTCTGCGAACTGATTCATCACTATTTAAACCTACAATAAGCCGGTTTCCCAGCTTTCGAGCTTGCTGCAAATACGCTACGTGCCCTAAATGCAAAATGTCAAAACAACCATTCGTGAATACAATACTATCTCCACGAAAACGCCACATATATTGCTTTCGCTCTAATTGAGCTATTGAAAATAGTTTATTTTCCATTTAATAATCTAATTCTAAAATATCGCTACCAATCAAAGGATTCTTTTACGGCCTGAAAAAAACTTTGTAGGTTAGTATTACCATCTAAGTTTTGTAGTGGAATAACAGAAAAGATTTGATTTATCTTGTTATTATTTTGATTGCGTAATGCTGTTATGACAGCCGTAGAATCCGTCCATGTATTTCCAGAATATTGTAACTCAGCACGATACAAAACCTCTGCACTGATTTTTTGAATAACCGGATTGATACCCGATATAAACCCGGGGCCTTTATTTTTTAGGGTAGGAAAAGAAGCAGCACTTCCCGAAACCGGATATACTAAGCCCTGATTTACAATCTGGGCATTGCTGGTTTGTGTTAAAGATTCAAAGGGAGCAAAACGAAATATAGCAGATTCAGCCTGCGTTGATGATGGTAGCGGAACTACCATCAATAGTTTTTTATCCTGATTCAAATATTGCTGTATAACTGATTCCGCATTTTCAATCAACAAAATTTGACTTGAATTATTCGTAGAAAACCAAAATACTTCAGAATAACTATTTAGCAACAAGAGTAAGGTCGGATTTAATAACCTAAATTGATTTGCAGGTTTGGTATAGTCCAAATAATCATAGCTACCCCAAACGTTATTTAGAATAGGAGAATAAGTATTTATGGCTCGTGGATTAATCGGGGAATTATCTATGACCAATAAATTGCTGGTTTTGGGTTTCACAAAGATCGTTTTTGCTGTATCCGGCTGTGAATACAACCCGCCTTGGTCTCTTACTCGTATGTATAATGTGTTCCAACCACCATTATTCCAATTAGATAGCGTAGTAGATAGCGGCTTTCCGGTTGTTTTAGGATAAACAAGTGCCTCTCCGATGCCTACTGAAGCAGGGTTTTCTGCTACGAATGAAATCAGGGTTTGATTAATATCTAAATTCATCCAAGGGCCGTCATTTGCCCGAATTTGAACTTCTGTTATGGTAGAATTTCCATCTAAATCTATTGCAGACCATTGATAACTAACAACCGAAAGCACTGTATCATAGGGATACAATGTAGAATCAAAGGCTACTACCGGAGGAGTATTTTTGATGGGAATACGCAAATAAGCAGGAGAGGGGTCTCGCATCTGAAAGTTATCTATAGAACGCACCCAAAAATGAATATCTGTGGTATCTTGGCCTTGTGGAATCAAAAATTGAATGCTGGTATCCCGTCTGGTGGTAAAAAACCAATCTTGATTATTTAGCGATATTTCATAACCGGTAACCCACCCGTCAATGTCTGACCCTTGCCAATACAAAGAGACAATACTATTTAAACGCTGAGGGCCAGATAACGCAACGCTATCCAAAAAAATCTTGGTATCCGGTGGATTATTTTCTAATAAACTGCCTTTTTTGCAGCCAAAAACTCCTGCCAAAATAACGATAAAGAAAAATATTCCGATTCTGAACATCTTGCAGCAAAGTTAAAAATTAAAAATAGATAGTATGAACCAAGTCTCATAATGTTCGCAATTATCTGTTTTTTTGTACCTAAAAGATAACTTTAAATTATCTTGGAAACTATCACGCCATAGAAAAAACAATCTTGAGACTTATCTTTTTGTAACTTTGCAAAAAATATATCCGTGCAATCATTAGACGTTGTTTTATCCAAACTTGGGCTTAAATCAGAAGAATTTGGTGTAACTACCGGTTCTTTAGACATTCATACAGATGGTGAAACCTTGGTGAGTTACTCTCCGGTAGATGCCAACCAGATAGGAACGGTACGTATGTGTACCCGCATGAGCTATGAAACAGTTATCGAAACGGCTTCAAAAGCCTTTGAATACTGGCGCACTGTTCCTGCTCCCAAACGGGGAGAAATAGTGCGGCAATACGGCGAAGTTCTCAGGGAATACAAAGAACCTCTTGGCTGGCTCGTCTCCTATGAAATGGGAAAAATTTATCAAGAAGGGCTTGGCGAAGTTCAGGAAATGATTGATATATGTGATTTTGCAGTAGGTCTGTCGCGCCAGTTATATGGTTTAACGATGCATTCTGAGCGCCCAAAACACCGGATGTATGAGCAATGGCATCCGCTTGGAATCTGCGGCGTTATTTCTGCCTTTAACTTTCCGGTAGCTGTTTGGTCATGGAACGCTATGTTAGCCACCGTTTGCGGCAATCCGGTTATCTGGAAGCCCTCTGAAAAAACACCCATCACGGCATTAGCTTGCCATAAGTTACTACAGCAGGTACTGAAAAAAAACAACTTGCCGGAAGGCCTTTTTAACGTAATTATTGGAGATAGAGCAGTAGGAGAGTGGTTAGCTGCCGACAAGCGCGTTCCCATAATTTCGGCAACCGGTTCTACCCGAATGGGGCGTTCCGTAGGCAAAACCGTAGCAGAACGCTTTGGCCGCGCCTTGTTGGAATTAGGCGGTAATAACGCTATTATCTTAACAGAACACGCCGACCTCAAATTGGCTATCCCAGCGATACTTTTTGGCGCAATAGGCACTTGCGGCCAACGCTGTACCACAACGCGCCGAATCTTTATTCACCATTCTATCTATGAAAAAGTAAAAACCACATTACTATCTGCATACAAAACCTTAGAACATAGAATTGGTAATCCATTGGATAGCAATATATTAATTTCTCCATTGATTGACGAACAAGCCGTAAATGCAATGCAACACCGACTTAAAGCGGTAGTTCAAGAAGGTGGTACAATATTATTTGGCGGGAAACACTTAGATGCAAAACAATATGGATCACCTTGTTATGTAGTGCCGGCTTTGGTAGAAGCCCAAAATCATTTTCAAAGTGTTCAGGAGGAAACCTTTGCACCTATTTTATATCTGATGCAATATGATACCCTTGACCAGGCTATTCGGATGCAAAACGATGTTCCGCAAGGGTTATCATCTGCTATTTTTTCAAATAACATCCGAGAAACAGAGTTATATTTAAGTGCAGAGGGTTCAGATTGCGGTATTGCTAATGTAAATATCGGTACTTCCGGAGCAGAAATCGGAGGTGCTTTCGGGGGCGAAAAAGAAACCGGAGGAGGCAGAGAATCCGGCTCAGATGCTTGGAAATGGTATATGCGCCGCCAAACAAACACAATTAACTTTTCGGATACCCTTCCATTAGCACAAGGAATAAAATTCGACATATAAACAGTATTAACTTTTACAGAAATAATATTGTTGCAGTTTACCTTACGCCTTTGGCAAATTATATTTGGGATTTATGTCCTCATTATTACGGTTTTAGCTACTTGGCCTATATCACTTCCGGAAATCCCCGGAGGGGATAAAACAAATCATATTATGGCTTTTGCCGTAATGATTGTTTTGATAAAACAAGCATGGCCTAAGGGGCATTGGATGCTACATCTGTTATGCTGCTTTTTGTACGGTATTTTAATTGAAGTAATGCAGTCCTTCTTACCGTTTAGGGTAGCATCAATAGGAGATATTATTGCTGATATTGTTGGTATATTGATAGGTAAAAGTGCTGTTATTGCTTATAGTGCTTTTGCAAAACCCAAGAAATACTAAAATAAACCGATGTTCTCTAATTTAGAGACATAGGTTTATTTTAGTGTTTCTGGGCTACAAACAATTAGCGGAGTAGCTGCCGTTCGTGCTGAACTTCGTCAATGACGAGTTTAGAGATTATTTCGTGCATGATTTCAGAGGTTCCAGCACCAATCGTAGTGAGGCGGGCATCACGCCAAGCTCTTGCTAAGCCGTATTCTTCCATATATCCCCATCCGCCATGAATCTGTAGCGCTTCGTCAATGATTTTGATACTATTTTCGGTAGCAAATAATTTAGCGATGGTTATAACTTTAGTAGCAGTACTTCCGTTAGCCATAAATTGATGAATAGCTTCAAAGGTCAGTGCTTTACAGGCTTCAAGGCTTACGGCCATTTCAGATAGTTTATGACGAATAACCTGAAACTTTGCCAGTGGTTTACCAAAACTTTCGCGTTCGCGGGAATATTTTTTAGCTTTTTCAAAAGCCCATTCCGCACTGAATGTGGACATAACCGCAGCAATTAACCTTTCTTCCTGAATATTATTCATCAAATAGTAAAATCCCATACTGGGCATTCCCAATACGGCTGTTTTAGGTACTTTACAGTTTTCAAAAAAGAGTTGGCTGGTATCTGAGGTGTGCATCCCCAGTTTGTGTTTTACGGGAATAGCTTGGAATCCGGGTGTTTTAGTGTCAAAAATAAACAAGGTCAGGTCATAACCTTCGCCGGTTTTGGCAGATAGTACGATAAAGTCTGCCAGTGTTCCGTTGGTAATCCACATTTTAGAACCATTGATGAGGTAATGGTCTCCCATGTCCTTTGCGAATGTTTTCATTCCGCCGACATCAGAGCCGCCACTGGGTTCGGTAATCGCTAATCCACAAATTTTTTGACCTTGCAATGCCGGTTTGAGGTAGTTTTGTTTTTGGTCTTCTGTGCCAATAGCGTTAATAAGCGGCAAAGGTAGGTAAGTGTGTGCAAATAAGGACATTGCCAGCCCACCACAGTTTGCATAAGCTATTTCTTGGGAAAAAATCACCGCAGACCAGAAGTCCATTCCGCCGCCGCCATATTCTGAAGGAAAATTAGGGCCAATGAAGCCTAACTTGCCCATTTTTTCAAAAATAGAACGTTCACAAATTTTTTCTTCTTCCCAATGCTGAACGTTAGGGAGTATTTCTGAATCAATAAACCGCCGCAAAGATTGGCGGTACATTTCCTGCTCTTCTGTAAACAACGGTAAACCCATACACTACATCATTTTATACTTGCAAAGTTAAACTAAGTTATGCAGTTTGGTTACATTATTCCCAAAAAGAGTTTGTTTTTCGGCTAAACTTCATCTATTTTTCTCAACTGAAATAATTAGTTTTGTTACTTTGCGGCAATGTTTTTTTTTAGATATTTTCTCTGCCTCTTATTCTGCGGGACGCAATTCTTATTACTTGCTCAACCTAATGACGGGAGTAGTTTTAAAACTAAGCAACAAGAAATGCTTGCTTTAATGGCCAGCCAAAAGCCAATACTAAATAAATTATCTGAAAATATGGAAGAATATCGCCAGAAGTTAGACCAATGGATTGATGTTCTTAAATATCCGTCTAAAATTCGGGATAATAAAACGGCTGCTACACAGGCTGTTGTTACCATTCGGAAATTTAATGATACCGCTTTTTCACAATTTAAAGAGCTTACTGCTAAATGGTTTCAATATAATTTGCATCTAATGGCTGTTTATACTCGCTATGGAGAGCAAAAAGAACGCGGTAAAATAGATCCCGAACTAACCGAATTTCTGAAAGAACATCGCGCACATTTAACACAAATGGATTCTGTTTACTCTAAAATCCAAGATGTCTTTAATGATTGTGATTTTCTGCTGAATTCAAAGCTGAACTAAGTACTTTGCAATGATACAACCAGTCAAAGCCATACAAAAGCTATTGGTTGGTTTTCAGGCTTTTGTGTGGGTTTTATATACTTCTGAAAAGCATAAGCGTTGGTTAAAAAAACACCTAATACCAATAATAGAATCTTTTTTTGAGCATGATGACGGAACGCTAAAAGAAATTGGGCAGAAAAAAATCCTCAGTTATGCTACCTTAGTACCGATTTTTATAAGCCATAATACCGCAACTTTATATGGAAAAAAACTTTCCCATATAGAACTTTCATTGCAGGTGTATTTAGCCGCAATCACACCGTTGATTGATGAGTTTTATGAAACCTCAAAAAAAGATGCACTGCAAAATCTTTCCAATCTTTTAAATTCGCCAAACCAATATAAACCTCAAAATACGCACGAAGAACTGACGTTATTTCTTTGGAAAAAAATTTTAGGACTCGTAAAACAGCCAGTTGTTTTTCACCAAACTATTT
Protein-coding regions in this window:
- a CDS encoding NRDE family protein, producing the protein MCTFSYAISNSQEIIFTSNRDERFLRSKALLPNIYDFENIQLIYPIDPDGGGTWLAASKSRVICLLNGAFFPHQPRPPYRKSRGKIVLESFNYENPTVFLTQYSLDNIEPFTLIWADLNQNVIWEINWQQKVFLSRHELTSSKLWASAMLYPAPIRKARSDNFHHFLQEQPISPESLLNFHTQWDEDPKKSIQIHIPELLSTVSVSSIVVTSSQINFLYQDLLTRESNLNVLNR
- a CDS encoding aldehyde dehydrogenase family protein translates to MQSLDVVLSKLGLKSEEFGVTTGSLDIHTDGETLVSYSPVDANQIGTVRMCTRMSYETVIETASKAFEYWRTVPAPKRGEIVRQYGEVLREYKEPLGWLVSYEMGKIYQEGLGEVQEMIDICDFAVGLSRQLYGLTMHSERPKHRMYEQWHPLGICGVISAFNFPVAVWSWNAMLATVCGNPVIWKPSEKTPITALACHKLLQQVLKKNNLPEGLFNVIIGDRAVGEWLAADKRVPIISATGSTRMGRSVGKTVAERFGRALLELGGNNAIILTEHADLKLAIPAILFGAIGTCGQRCTTTRRIFIHHSIYEKVKTTLLSAYKTLEHRIGNPLDSNILISPLIDEQAVNAMQHRLKAVVQEGGTILFGGKHLDAKQYGSPCYVVPALVEAQNHFQSVQEETFAPILYLMQYDTLDQAIRMQNDVPQGLSSAIFSNNIRETELYLSAEGSDCGIANVNIGTSGAEIGGAFGGEKETGGGRESGSDAWKWYMRRQTNTINFSDTLPLAQGIKFDI
- a CDS encoding sigma 54-interacting transcriptional regulator, with protein sequence MRIFIVEDDVVFANALKNALLSLDYLEIFVFNSGKECIQNLEIYRPEIITLDYLLTDMVGTDVLREIRKVLPDSYVIAISGQDEPEVVSELLKNGAYDYISKKTDAVIRLQNSVKNLISRIFLVQENQRLEEMTEFHNRLENLTGNSPAMRNIFRQADRVSKTNVSVSLLGAIGTGKETLAKAIHLETPSVKGKFIALSPGAYTKENFDNALWGYSKDSFGSPNSNQPGAFELAANGTLYISEITEVPLTTQVALLRALQEKHFCRVNSDKMVPITCRVIIGSSKDLLKCRELGTLREELYYQIMGLVIKIPQLSDRNDDILLLARHFVNQYTESNLLSGITISLDAQKALLRYTWPGNLRELRSVIERACVACSENIITANDLGLNAVNPLAEFLQEDLTLDQIKTKVILHYLTKYDNDIPKVSEILDIGQATVYRMLNRSNFTLSNTTNVKPRKNSIFNRFKQDSEDTNESLLKELEAE
- the rfaE2 gene encoding D-glycero-beta-D-manno-heptose 1-phosphate adenylyltransferase; this encodes MENKLFSIAQLERKQYMWRFRGDSIVFTNGCFDILHLGHVAYLQQARKLGNRLIVGLNSDESVRRQGKSGAIRPINPEYARAGLLAALSCVDAVVIFDEDTPLKLIQTLLPDILVKGADYKPEEVVGYQEVIKNGGQVICLPLTEGFSTSKIITQILANKTN
- the nth gene encoding endonuclease III — its product is MGLILAELNKIYPDAQTELRYQNPFQLLVSVILSAQCTDERVNKVTPALFDTFPDSETMAAATTEIIYPYIRSISYPNSKAKNLAEMAKQLVQNHQGIIPNQVSELIKLPGVGRKTAHVICSVLFGMPTLAVDTHVFRISHRLGFSAGKTPEAVEKDLMRFINPEQVHQAHHLLILHGRRICIARKPKCDDCAIALYCPKIFE
- a CDS encoding acyl-CoA dehydrogenase family protein gives rise to the protein MGLPLFTEEQEMYRQSLRRFIDSEILPNVQHWEEEKICERSIFEKMGKLGFIGPNFPSEYGGGGMDFWSAVIFSQEIAYANCGGLAMSLFAHTYLPLPLINAIGTEDQKQNYLKPALQGQKICGLAITEPSGGSDVGGMKTFAKDMGDHYLINGSKMWITNGTLADFIVLSAKTGEGYDLTLFIFDTKTPGFQAIPVKHKLGMHTSDTSQLFFENCKVPKTAVLGMPSMGFYYLMNNIQEERLIAAVMSTFSAEWAFEKAKKYSRERESFGKPLAKFQVIRHKLSEMAVSLEACKALTFEAIHQFMANGSTATKVITIAKLFATENSIKIIDEALQIHGGWGYMEEYGLARAWRDARLTTIGAGTSEIMHEIISKLVIDEVQHERQLLR
- a CDS encoding VanZ family protein, producing the protein MLQFTLRLWQIIFGIYVLIITVLATWPISLPEIPGGDKTNHIMAFAVMIVLIKQAWPKGHWMLHLLCCFLYGILIEVMQSFLPFRVASIGDIIADIVGILIGKSAVIAYSAFAKPKKY